A genomic window from Tachyglossus aculeatus isolate mTacAcu1 chromosome 27, mTacAcu1.pri, whole genome shotgun sequence includes:
- the PLEKHG6 gene encoding pleckstrin homology domain-containing family G member 6, whose amino-acid sequence MQTFGPPNQGPLVPGLVASRIETYGGRRAPQPGAEGSLQPRGDVLQDPGRRRLQDLVLFNKGPGQSRGLSPLRLKEPEHDRKHGHLYGPGPPHSPKIKEVTRVEQLQARLHTFSMFGIPRLPPEDRRRWEIGEGRDGGLAESSWKELVAGHETMSRELCHQQEAMWELISTECIYVRKLKVMTDLLAAGLLNLQRVGLLMEVPAETLFGNVPDLIRVHRRFWEEVLGPILEETRESGQPLDPLSLQDGFLTFGERFSPYVQYCLHVKRTMEFARHQQEHNYLFQTFVKWCEKHKRSGRQQLGDLLIKPQQRVTKYPLLLRAVFKRSPDPRQREALGAMISAVESFLHHINAQVRRGEDQENLAAAAQRIGPYDVLEPSSEEVEKKLRPFSVLDLTTPMPGTTPHCTRQLLMEGAVRMKEGREGKLDVYLFLFSDALLVTKRQRKAERAKVIRPPLMLEKLVCQSLRDPNSFLLIHLSEFQCVSSALIMHCPTSSVSQQWLERIQEAQVTLQKMKAEEYVQQKRELLALYRDTECPSPSLLTSPDASQSSIEEPSPEPRTAGSSPTVPLLLVTDLTEEPPTPDDGSDAGYGTLVPRSPRSPPPSLAMSHRRRAALRRDPRLTFSTMDLRDVPRRPRSARAHDPQRRSAPDLPDGVLGEGRMAWSDDDDEGEDQEEEEEEEEDEDVVLQTLHRARLRRQFTGSSVPSPADSASGSPWASEEEKEEQEREEEEEERGGGGRRPGRSPSPRPLRAEDMLREIREELAGQRIEGQAEPAKGSPRKLTRAQLQRMRRSQIIQLDNTLTVS is encoded by the exons ATGCAGACCTTCGGCCCCCCGAATCAAGGCCCCCTGGTGCCGGGCCTCGTGGCTTCCCGCATCGAGACCTATGGGGGCCGCCGGGCCCCGCAACCTGGGGCCGAAGGGAGCCTTCAGCCGCGGGGGGACGTCctgcag GACCCCGGGCGTCGACGCCTGCAGGACCTCGTGCTGTTCAACAAAGGCCCCGGACAGTCCCGCGGCCTGTCGCCGCTCAGGCTGAAGGAGCCGGAGCACGACCGAAAGCACGGCCACCTGTACGGGCCCGGCCCCCCGCACTCCCCCAAAATCAAG gaggtGACCCGCGTGGAGCAGCTGCAGGCCCGACTACACACGTTCAGCATGTTCGGGATCCCTCGCCTGCCCCCCGAAGACCGACGCCGCTGGGAGATCGGGGAGGGGCGGGACGGCGGCTTGGCCGAGAGCTCCTGGAAGGAGCTGGTGGCCGGACACGAG ACCATGAGTCGGGAGCTGTGCCACCAGCAAGAGGCGATGTGGGAGCTGATCTCCACCGAGTGCATCTACGTGAGGAAGCTGAAGGTCATGACGGAC CTCCTAGCTGCCGGCCTGCTAAACCTCCAGAGAGTGGGGCTGCTGATGGAG GTGCCCGCGGAGACCCTGTTTGGCAACGTACCCGACCTGATCCGCGTCCACCGGCGTTTCTGGGAGGAGGTGCTGGGGCCGATCCTGGAGGAGACACGGGAATCTGGTCAGCCTCTGGATCCGTTGAGTCTCCAGGACGGCTTCCTCacg TTTGGGGAGCGCTTCTCACCCTACGTGCAGTATTGTCTACACGTGAAACGGACCATGGAGTTCGCCCGTCACCAACAGGAACACAATTACCTGTTCCAGACCTTCGTGAAG TGGTGTGAGAAGCACAAGCGTTCCGGCCGGCAGCAGCTCGGCGACCTCCTCATCAAGCCGCAGCAGCGCGTCACCAAGTACCCGCTGCTGCTCCGGGCGGTCTTCAAACGGAGCCCTGACCCCCGCCAGCGCGAGGCCTTGGGTGCCATG ATCTCGGCGGTGGAGTCGTTCCTGCACCACATCAACGCCCAGGTGCGCCGCGGGGAGGACCAGGAGAACCTGGCGGCGGCCGCCCAGCGCATCGGGCCCTACGACGTCCTGGAGCCTTCCAgcgaggaggtggagaag AAACTTCGTCCCTTTTCCGTGCTGGACTTGACCACGCCCATGCCGGGGACCACTCCTCACTGCACGCGGCAGCTGCTGATGGAAGGGGCCGTTCGCATGAAGGAGGGTCGAGAGGgcaag cTGGACGTGTACCTGTTCCTCTTCTCGGACGCCCTGCTGGTCACCAAACGGCAGCGGAAAGCCGAGCGGGCCAAGGTCATCCGCCCTCCCCTCATGCTGGAAAAGCTCGTGTGTCAGTCCCTCCGCGACCCAA ACAGCTTCCTGCTGATCCACCTGTCAGAGTTCCAGTGTGTCTCCAGTGCCCTCATCAtgcactgccctacctcctccgtCAGCCAGCAGTGGCTGGAGAGGATCCAGGAGGCCCAG GTCACCCTGCAGAAAATGAAGGCAGAGGAATACGTGCAACAGAAACGGGAACTCCTGGCTCTTTACCGGGACACGGAGTGCCCAAGCCCCAGCCTCCTGACCTCCCCAGACGCTTCCCAGAGCAGCATTGAGGAGCCCAGCCCGGAGCCCAG gACAGCCGGGTCCTCCCCGACAGTGCCCCTGCTGCTGGTGACGGACCTCACTGAGGAGCCCCCCACACCGGACGATGGCTCCGACGCCGGCTATGGGACACTGGTCCCACGCTCGCCCAggtcgccccctccctccttagCCATGAGCCACCGGCGCCGGGCCGCCCTCCGCCGGGACCCTCGCCTCACCTTCTCCACCATGGACCTGCGGGACGTCCCGCGGCGGCCCCGGAGCGCCCGCGCCCACGACCCCCAGCGCCGCAGCGCCCCAGACCTGCCCGACGGGGTCCTCGGGGAAGGCCGCATGGCCTGGTCCGATGACGACGATGAGGGcgaggaccaggaagaggaggaggaggaggaagaggacgaagaTGTGGTACTCCAGACCCTGCACCGCGCTCGCCTCCGGAGGCAGTTCACCGGGTCGTCGGTGCCCTCGCCTGCTGACTCGGCCAGCGGGAGCCCCTGGGcctcagaggaggagaaagaggagcaggagcgggaggaggaggaggaggaacgaggaggaggaggaaggaggcccgGGCGCTCGCCCTCCCCGCGGCCCCTGCGGGCCGAGGACATGCTGCGGGAGATCCGGGAGGAGCTGGCCGGCCAACGCATCGAAGGGCAGGCCGAGCCGGCCAAGGGCAGTCCCCGAAAGCTCACTCGGGCCCAGCTGCAGAGGATGCGCCGAAGCCAGATCATCCAGCTGGACAACACACTGACCGTCTCGTAA